A single region of the Triticum dicoccoides isolate Atlit2015 ecotype Zavitan chromosome 2B, WEW_v2.0, whole genome shotgun sequence genome encodes:
- the LOC119363338 gene encoding putative PAP-specific phosphatase, mitochondrial isoform X2: MRSPLPSRARSPPPRARRGRRLCRARLPPLRRRGRKILEKNDQSPVTTADFGVQALISFELQQLFPSIPLVAEEDSTFLKSSNPDDNSGNVLIESISSAVAGKVKNSCSPLTHDDVLRAIDRGGKDAVSFDSNPATYWVLDPIDGTKGFLKGDDALYVVGLALVVNGKIAVGVMGCPNWTNGTTANKKEENLDPCPSNGILMVSHVGCGTWSRHLSPEIGQFTTAQDVWKRCFVDACSVVHMARFCIPDSQTWNMIPLSLLFDSTTDESDTRDENKILLRYACCGSLCKYIMVASGRASVFFSRARVNTQIKAWDHAVGMICVQEAGGQISDWSGKPLDLAADLTGRRILYPSGGVLVTNGALHDKLVELISADYK, translated from the exons ATGCGATCTCCCCTTCCCTCCAGAGCGCGCTCCCCACCACCGCGAGctcgccgcggccgccgcctcTGTCGAGCGCGCCTGCCGCCTCTGCGTAGAC GTGGAAGGAAGATTCTTGAAAAGAATGACCAAAGTCCTGTGACAACTGCAGATTTTGGAGTTCAGGCCCTTATCAGCTTCG AGCTCCAGCAACTGTTTCCATCAATACCTCTGGTGGCAGAAGAGGACTCAACATTTCTGAAGTCATCTAATCCTGATGATAACAGTGGTAATGTACTCATTGAGTCAATTTCAAGTGCTGTCGCAGGCAAAGTGAAAAATAGTTGTTCACCTTTAACTCATGATGATGTGTTGAGAGCTATTGATAGAGGAGGCAAGGATGCTGTCTCCTTTGATTCAAATCCTGCTACTTACTGG GTACTTGATCCAATTGATGGCACTAAAGGTTTCTTGAAAGGAGATGATGCTCTGTATGTG GTCGGTTTGGCTCTTGTGGTGAACGGAAAGATAGCAGTAGGAGTGATGGGATGTCCAAACTGGACCAATGGTACCACGGCAAACAAGAAAGAAGAAAATCTTGATCCCTGTCCTAGCAATGGCATCCTTATGGTGTCTCATGTAGGCTGTGGTACTTGGTCTAGGCACTTGTCTCCTGAGATTGGCCAGTTCACCACAGCACAGGATGTTTGGAAGAGATGTTTTGTTGATGCATGTTCAGTTGTGCACATGGCACGCTTCTGCATTCCGGATAGCCAAACTTGGAACATGATACCATTATCGCTCCTCTTTGACTCAACGACGGACGAATCTGATACTCGAGATGAGAATAAAATTCTTCTCCGATATGCTTGCTGTGGCAG CTTGTGCAAATATATAATGGTAGCATCTGGGAGAGCCTCAGTTTTTTTCAGTCGAGCACGGGTGAACACTCAAATCAAG GCTTGGGATCATGCTGTTGGGATGATTTGTGTGCAGGAAGCTGGAGGTCAG ATCAGTGACTGGAGTGGGAAACCGTTGGATCTTGCAGCTGACCTAACAGGGCGCAGAATTCTTTACCCTTCAGGCGGTGTTCTTGTGACAAACGGTGCTCTGCACGACAAGCTCGTCGAACTGATCTCAGCAGACTACAAATAG
- the LOC119367630 gene encoding uncharacterized protein LOC119367630, protein MAPGVRTDATSGDRRRVGGRFWALAEEESGGEDDDGERPGSSSEYSPTPSDVICETFDPGYEEDEVAQIVEAVIPPEDPARSGLRPGENLKLLRRVVHRRTAASASRPWKDPIPKVIFRTTARIRSWSPLTRTEVREHLVTGSVRWEMVARNIFNRFGWQSCNRIGI, encoded by the exons ATGGCGCCGGGCGTGAGAACGGATGCCACCTCCGGTGATCGCCGGAGGGTGGGCGGACGTTTTTGGGCGCTCGCGGAGGAGGAGAGCGGGGGTGAGGATGACGACGGCGAACGTCCAGGCAGCTCGTCGGAGTATTCGCCGACGCCCTCAGATGTGATTTGTGAAACTTTCGATCCCGGCTATGAGGAGGACGAGGTGGCGCAGATTGTGGAAGCGGTGATCCCTCCGGAGGATCCGGCGAGGTCTGGACTGCGTCCCGGAGAAAATCTGAAATTGCTCCGGCGCGTCGTTCACCGGAGGACGGCCGCGTCCGCGTCTCGACCTTGGAAGGACCCTATTCCCAAG gttatattccgAACTACGGCACGGATCCGTTCGTGGTCGCCACTCACTCGGACGGAggtcagggagcatttggttactggatctgtccgctgggagatggtagctcggaatatattcaaccggtttggatggcagtcatgtaataggataggcatctaG
- the LOC119363338 gene encoding putative PAP-specific phosphatase, mitochondrial isoform X1, translating into MPLLHLLLPPHRLLVGRRRLFAPPTPPPSRISIRAAALISSAAEDGCDLPFPPERAPHHRELAAAAASVERACRLCVDVKRSLLSGGRKILEKNDQSPVTTADFGVQALISFELQQLFPSIPLVAEEDSTFLKSSNPDDNSGNVLIESISSAVAGKVKNSCSPLTHDDVLRAIDRGGKDAVSFDSNPATYWVLDPIDGTKGFLKGDDALYVVGLALVVNGKIAVGVMGCPNWTNGTTANKKEENLDPCPSNGILMVSHVGCGTWSRHLSPEIGQFTTAQDVWKRCFVDACSVVHMARFCIPDSQTWNMIPLSLLFDSTTDESDTRDENKILLRYACCGSLCKYIMVASGRASVFFSRARVNTQIKAWDHAVGMICVQEAGGQISDWSGKPLDLAADLTGRRILYPSGGVLVTNGALHDKLVELISADYK; encoded by the exons ATGCCGCTCCTCCACCTCTTGCTTCCGCCGCACCGTCTCCTCGTCGGCCGGCGGCGGCTATTCGCCCCGCCGACGCCTCCTCCCTCTCGTATCTCGATAAG GGCGGCAGCGTTGATATCGTCGGCCGCGGAGGATGGATGCGATCTCCCCTTCCCTCCAGAGCGCGCTCCCCACCACCGCGAGctcgccgcggccgccgcctcTGTCGAGCGCGCCTGCCGCCTCTGCGTAGAC GTGAAGAGATCACTTCTTTCAGGTGGAAGGAAGATTCTTGAAAAGAATGACCAAAGTCCTGTGACAACTGCAGATTTTGGAGTTCAGGCCCTTATCAGCTTCG AGCTCCAGCAACTGTTTCCATCAATACCTCTGGTGGCAGAAGAGGACTCAACATTTCTGAAGTCATCTAATCCTGATGATAACAGTGGTAATGTACTCATTGAGTCAATTTCAAGTGCTGTCGCAGGCAAAGTGAAAAATAGTTGTTCACCTTTAACTCATGATGATGTGTTGAGAGCTATTGATAGAGGAGGCAAGGATGCTGTCTCCTTTGATTCAAATCCTGCTACTTACTGG GTACTTGATCCAATTGATGGCACTAAAGGTTTCTTGAAAGGAGATGATGCTCTGTATGTG GTCGGTTTGGCTCTTGTGGTGAACGGAAAGATAGCAGTAGGAGTGATGGGATGTCCAAACTGGACCAATGGTACCACGGCAAACAAGAAAGAAGAAAATCTTGATCCCTGTCCTAGCAATGGCATCCTTATGGTGTCTCATGTAGGCTGTGGTACTTGGTCTAGGCACTTGTCTCCTGAGATTGGCCAGTTCACCACAGCACAGGATGTTTGGAAGAGATGTTTTGTTGATGCATGTTCAGTTGTGCACATGGCACGCTTCTGCATTCCGGATAGCCAAACTTGGAACATGATACCATTATCGCTCCTCTTTGACTCAACGACGGACGAATCTGATACTCGAGATGAGAATAAAATTCTTCTCCGATATGCTTGCTGTGGCAG CTTGTGCAAATATATAATGGTAGCATCTGGGAGAGCCTCAGTTTTTTTCAGTCGAGCACGGGTGAACACTCAAATCAAG GCTTGGGATCATGCTGTTGGGATGATTTGTGTGCAGGAAGCTGGAGGTCAG ATCAGTGACTGGAGTGGGAAACCGTTGGATCTTGCAGCTGACCTAACAGGGCGCAGAATTCTTTACCCTTCAGGCGGTGTTCTTGTGACAAACGGTGCTCTGCACGACAAGCTCGTCGAACTGATCTCAGCAGACTACAAATAG